TCCTTGGCGTTGAAGTATTGATGAAGTTTTCCGCATCATATACATCAAGACTTCGAGATAGGTATTCTTCAAACGGTTCCAATCCAAAAACCACTGGACCACACCAATAACCCATGACAGCAGCCGGATATAAGCCTACCAATATGCAACCTGCAACAAACATATTGACAATATGTCTGGTTATTTTCCAATCAGTGTTTGCTTTTGCTACTGCAGCACCAACAGCAATGCTCAAGAGCGGAAGTATGCCCATCATGTACCGTGCACTTTGCATTAGGAAAAACCATGCAATTATAAACGCTCCAGCAACAAGTTGTAGTTTGATTGCAACTTTGCTTATGTTTCTTTGAAATACTTGAACACCAAGTATTCCTAGAAATGCTGGACCGATTATTCCAAGTAACACAGGGGCACCCTTATCATAGAACTTACTTCCATGCATCGTGATATTCCAGGGAAGGAGAACAAAATCAAGCAGACCGCGTCCCATTCCAAACTCAAGCTGTGCCTGCCGATAGCTTTGAGCCGCCTCCGCACTCCAGTATTTCCCACCAAAAATGTTGTAGAGAAACGGATAGACCGGATTGCCAGTATATATGAAAGTCTTGATGTACCATGGCGCAGCTATTAAAAGCAAAACTGCACCTAAAATAGATGCTGATTTTATTCCTTCGGATATCCCTTTCATTCTACACGCAGATACAAACACCCAAAGGCATAATGCAAGAACCGGCACCACCGCCAGGACTTTAGTACCTAATGCAAATCCGCCCATAATTCCACCCAGAATCAGCCAGCCGCGTTCAAATTTCGCTTCCCAATTCACCACGCAATAGGTCGCCAAGAGCACATATAGCGCAGTCGAAAGGTCAGAATATGCAATCCCTGCTTCCCAAATGCAAAGGGGCACGCTCATGAAAACTAATACCCCCACGAAACCGGCCACCGAATTGATATATTTGCGTCCCAGCGAGAATATCCCAACGGCTGTTGTAATATACATGGCAAAGTGGAAAAGCTTTGCAACACCTATGTCTCCCAATGCTAAACCAATTGTGTAGAGCATCTCGATAAGAAACGGAAAGTTCGAGTGGGAAATGAACGGAATATAGTAGATCTTGTGGGCCTTAAGGTACATTTTTGGAACAGCAAGATGATATGCTAAGCCGTCCCAATCGCTGAAGGCTGGCGGTGCTAAAGCTGAAATTAGCACAAAACCACCCATGAGAACAACAGCAATTAGAATGAGCACATATAGGGCGCTTATTTTCTTCCCCGACATTCGCAACTGGTTATAAATGATGCGTATAAATGCTCCCATTTCTTTTATGGAAGCGACTGCTAATATCAGAAGCAAAG
This portion of the Armatimonadota bacterium genome encodes:
- a CDS encoding glycosyltransferase family 39 protein codes for the protein MEFKILLTALPISIVILLIAISFGRMLLKHLGIKASDDLECSIFATGLGLGVLAYLVLAVGLANILYAWVLVTLLLILAVASIKEMGAFIRIIYNQLRMSGKKISALYVLILIAVVLMGGFVLISALAPPAFSDWDGLAYHLAVPKMYLKAHKIYYIPFISHSNFPFLIEMLYTIGLALGDIGVAKLFHFAMYITTAVGIFSLGRKYINSVAGFVGVLVFMSVPLCIWEAGIAYSDLSTALYVLLATYCVVNWEAKFERGWLILGGIMGGFALGTKVLAVVPVLALCLWVFVSACRMKGISEGIKSASILGAVLLLIAAPWYIKTFIYTGNPVYPFLYNIFGGKYWSAEAAQSYRQAQLEFGMGRGLLDFVLLPWNITMHGSKFYDKGAPVLLGIIGPAFLGILGVQVFQRNISKVAIKLQLVAGAFIIAWFFLMQSARYMMGILPLLSIAVGAAVAKANTDWKITRHIVNMFVAGCILVGLYPAAVMGYWCGPVVFGLEPFEEYLSRSLDVYDAENFINTSTPRNSKIILYDEVRGFYLDRTYIWGNPGHHEMIPYRTFKTGDQLVDWLRSQGFTHALINWRFSSLGSKASYQKLILQAIGSGRLAEAFSSNGVSVYEIK